In Musa acuminata AAA Group cultivar baxijiao chromosome BXJ3-11, Cavendish_Baxijiao_AAA, whole genome shotgun sequence, one DNA window encodes the following:
- the LOC135652807 gene encoding peroxidase 5-like: MMGCVSRSCWIVFIAVLAMASSTSASLHLGFYRKTCPSAEAIVRRTVSEAVANNPGLAAGLIRMHFHDCFVRGCDASLLLNSSPGNTAEKDAPPNNPSMRGFEVIDAAKAAVEARCPSTVSCADIIAFAARDSAYLAGGIDYPVPAGRRDGRVSLDSEALTNIPLPNLTAAGLRDSFAKKGLSVDEMVTLSGAHSIGRAHCTAFAPRLYNFNATHMQDPSMDPAFAAYLKSRCSPSTVDFTSKDPTTVPLDAVTPRRLDNQYYKNLAKRRGLLFSDQTLQASRLTARLVRLDAKLGSVWAAKFAAAMVRMGHIEVLTGSQGEIRKMCGVVNNRP; encoded by the exons ATGATGGGTTGCGTTTCTCGTTCTTGTTGGATCGTCTTCATAGCGGTCCTCGCCATGGCTTCTTCAACTTCGGCTTCCCTCCACTTGGGTTTCTACCGGAAGACGTGCCCCTCCGCGGAGGCCATCGTGCGCAGAACCGTGAGCGAGGCGGTGGCCAACAACCCCGGCCTCGCCGCTGGGCTTATCCGGATGCACTTCCATGACTGCTTCGTTAGG GGATGTGATGCTTCGTTGCTGCTGAATTCGAGTCCGGGGAACACTGCGGAGAAGGACGCGCCACCTAACAACCCCAGCATGCGAGGCTTCGAAGTGATCGACGCAGCGAAGGCGGCCGTCGAAGCACGCTGCCCGTCCACGGTGTCGTGCGCCGACATCATCGCCTTCGCGGCGCGGGACTCGGCCTACCTGGCCGGCGGCATCGACTACCCTGTGCCCGCCGGAAGGCGCGACGGGAGGGTGTCACTGGACTCGGAGGCTCTAACTAACATCCCCTTGCCTAACCTCACCGCCGCCGGGCTGAGGGACAGCTTCGCCAAGAAGGGGTTGTCGGTGGACGAGATGGTGACGCTTTCGGGAGCCCACTCCATCGGCCGCGCCCACTGCACCGCCTTTGCGCCGCGGCTTTACAACTTCAACGCCACCCATATGCAGGACCCGTCGATGGATCCCGCCTTCGCGGCCTACCTGAAGAGCAGATGCTCGCCTTCCACCGTGGACTTCACCAGCAAGGACCCGACGACGGTGCCGTTGGACGCGGTGACGCCGAGAAGGCTGGACAACCAGTACTACAAGAACCTGGCGAAGCGGAGGGGGTTGCTGTTCTCGGATCAGACGCTGCAGGCGAGCCGGCTGACGGCGAGGCTGGTGCGCCTGGACGCGAAGCTGGGGTCGGTTTGGGCGGCCAAGTTCGCAGCGGCCATGGTGAGAATGGGCCACATCGAGGTGCTCACGGGAAGCCAGGGGGAGATCAGGAAGATGTGTGGGGTGGTGAACAATCGCCCTTAG
- the LOC135652455 gene encoding shaggy-related protein kinase alpha-like, producing MASVSLVPPSRLKITSSTSVGMDRLPDEMSDMKIRDDKEVEATVIDGNGTETGHIIVTTVNGINGQPKQTVSYMAERVVGHGSFGIVFQAKCLETGETVAIKKVLQDKRYKNRELQTMRLLDHPNVVCLKHCFFSTTEKDELYLNLVLEYVPETVHRVIKHYNKMNQRMPLIYVKLYMYQICRALAYIHGSIGVCHRDIKPQNLLVNPHTHQLKLCDFGSAKVLVKGEPNISYICSRYYRAPELIFGATEYTSAIDIWSAGCVLAELLLGQPLFPGESGVDQLVEIIKVLGTPTREEIKCMNPNYTEFKFPQIKAHPWHKIFHKRMPPEAVDLVSRLLQYSPNLRCTALEALIHPFFDELRDSDTRLPNGRFLPPLFNFKPHELKGVPMEIVAKLIPEHARKQCAFLGL from the exons ATGGCTTCAGTGAGCTTGGTGCCCCCTTCAAGGTTGAAAATCACCAGTAGCACTAGTGTTGGCATGGACAGGTTGCCTGATGAGATGAGTGATATGAAAATAAGGGATGATAAG GAAGTGGAAGCAACAGTGATTGATGGGAATGGGACAGAAACAGGTCATATAATTGTTACTACTGTCAATGGGATAAATGGACAACCAAAGCAG ACAGTAAGCTACATGGCTGAGCGTGTTGTAGGACATGGATCATTTGGAATTGTTTTTCAG GCCAAATGTCTAGAGACAGGTGAAACCGTAGCTATAAAGAAGGTTCTTCAAGATAAGAGGTACAAAAACCGTGAGCTGCAAACCATGCGCCTTCTTGACCATCCAAATGTTGTCTGTCTGAAGCATTGCTTCTTTTCAACAACTGAGAAGGATGAATTGTATCTCAATTTGGTACTTGAATATGTACCGGAGACAGTTCATCGTGTTATCAAACACTACAACAAGATGAACCAACGTATGCCGCTAATATATGTGAAGCTGTACATGTACCAG ATATGTAGAGCGTTGGCATACATACATGGTAGTATTGGAGTGTGCCACAGAGATATTAAGCCCCAAAATCTTCTG GTTAACCCACATACTCATCAATTGAAATTATGTGACTTTGGGAGTGCAAAAGTGTTG GTGAAAGGGGAACCAAATATATCATACATCTGTTCCAGATACTATAGAGCTCCTGAGCTTATTTTTGGGGCAACTGAATATACTTCAGCAATTGACATCTGGTCTGCTGGTTGCGTTCTTGCTGAACTTCTGCTAGGACAG CCTCTCTTTCCTGGTGAAAGTGGAGTTGACCAGCTGGTTGAAATAATTAAG GTTTTAGGTACCCccacaagagaagaaattaaATGCATGAACCCAAATTACACCGAGTTTAAGTTCCCCCAAATTAAAGCTCACCCTTGGCACAAG ATCTTCCATAAGCGAATGCCTCCTGAAGCTGTTGATCTCGTATCTAGGCTTTTACAGTACTCTCCAAATCTGCGATGCACTGCT TTAGAAGCACTAATTCATCCATTTTTCGATGAGCTTCGAGATTCGGATACTCGGCTGCCAAATGGCCGTTTTCTgcctcctctttttaatttcaagCCTCATG AGTTGAAGGGAGTGCCGATGGAGATAGTAGCGAAGTTGATACCAGAGCATGCTAGAAAGCAGTGTGCTTTCTTAGGATTATAA
- the LOC135652456 gene encoding polygalacturonase At1g48100-like, with amino-acid sequence MPQMELVKMVILLVFISSTFYSTPVHARSHHHHHKKHPRRDGSEPPPSPSISLPPAPAPAPSPEPTTAVLNVLSFGAVGDGVTDDTEAFKSAWDSACEEGPGVVLVPQGYAFKISSTIFAGPCHGELTLQVDGTIMPPDGPDAWPQGTSRRQWLVFYRANDLTLQGGGLFDGKGAKWWDLPCKPHKGRNHTTLTGPCDSPVAFRFFMSSNLAVHRIRIHNSPQFHFRFDNCRNVTVDAISINSPALSPNTDGIHVENSVDVGIYNSVISSGDDCVSIGAGSTNIHIRNLTCGPSHGISIGSLGKQNTRACVTNVTVKDSVIKHSDNGVRIKTWQGGSGSVSWVSFENIRMDTVRNPIIINQYYCLTKVCKNQTSAVYVSDVSYAGIKGSYDTRSPPIHFGCSDAVPCTNITLTDVELLPAQGDAIADPFCWNVYGESQTLTIPPVSCLLQGLPRSIMDIDSDRCY; translated from the exons ATGCCGCAAATGGAGCTCGTTAAGATGGTCATTCTGCTTGTCTTCATCTCCTCTACCTTCTACTCTACTCCTGTGCACGCGAGGAGTCATCATCACCACCATAAGAAGCATCCAAGGCGGGACGGTTCTGAGCCGCCTCCGTCCCCGTCCATTAGTCtgcctcccgctcccgctcccgctccctccCCTGAGCCTACCACTGCAG TTCTCAATGTGCTATCATTTGGAGCAGTCGGAGACGGAGTGACCGACGACACCGAGGCGTTCAAGAGCGCGTGGGACTCCGCGTGCGAGGAAGGGCCGGGCGTCGTCCTCGTCCCGCAAGGCTACGCCTTCAAGATCAGCTCGACCATCTTTGCAGGGCCTTGCCACGGTGAACTCACACTTCAG GTCGATGGAACGATCATGCCACCCGATGGCCCCGACGCATGGCCTCAGGGCACCAGCAGGCGGCAATGGCTCGTGTTCTACAGAGCCAATGACTTGACGCTGCAAGGCGGTGGACTCTTCGATGGGAAAGGAGCCAAGTGGTGGGATCTCCCCTGCAAACCCCACAAG GGAAGGAACCACACGACATTGACCGGACCCTGCGATAGCCCTGTC GCTTTTAGATTCTTCATGAGCTCAAATCTAGCAGTGCACAGAATCAGAATCCATAACAGCCCTCAGTTCCATTTCCGATTCGACAACTGCAGGAACGTCACCGTGGACGCCATCTCAATCAACTCGCCCGCTCTCAGCCCCAACACCGACGGCATTCACGTGGAGAACAGCGTCGACGTGGGAATCTACAACTCGGTCATCTCCAGCG GTGACGACTGCGTCTCCATTGGAGCCGGCAGCACCAACATACACATACGTAATCTCACATGCGGACCGAGCCATGGCATCAG CATTGGTAGCCTGGGGAAGCAGAACACGCGGGCTTGCGTGACCAATGTAACAGTGAAGGACTCGGTGATCAAGCACTCGGACAATGGCGTCAGGATCAAGACGTGGCAGGGTGGGTCGGGGTCGGTGTCATGGGTCAGCTTTGAGAACATACGCATGGACACCGTGAGGAACCCCATCATCATCAACCAGTACTACTGCCTCACCAAGGTGTGCAAGAACCAGACGTCGGCGGTGTACGTATCGGACGTCTCCTACGCCGGCATCAAGGGCAGCTACGACACCAGGAGCCCCCCTATCCATTTCGGCTGCAGCGACGCCGTTCCCTGCACCAACATCACGCTGACGGACGTGGAGCTGCTCCCCGCGCAGGGCGACGCCATTGCAGACCCCTTCTGCTGGAACGTCTACGGCGAGTCGCAGACGCTAACGATCCCTCCCGTCTCCTGCTTGTTGCAGGGGCTTCCTCGCTCCATAATGGACATCGATTCAGATAGGTGCTACTGA